CGTCCTGCTGGGTGGTGTCGAAGGTCAGCGCCACCTGGAACAGCGGGTGGTGGGAGGTGCTGCGGTCCGGGTTGAGCGCCTCGACGAGCCGCTCGAAGGGCACGTCCTGGTGGGCGTAGGCGGCCAGGTCGGTGTCGCGGACCCGGCCGAGGAGCTCGCGGAAGGTCGGGTCGCCGCTGGTGTCCGTGCGCAGCACGAGCGTGTTGACGAAGAAGCCGATCAGGTTCTCCACCGCCGCGTCGGTACGCCCCGCGATGGTGGAGCCGATCGGTACGTCCTCACCCGCGCCGAGCCGCGTCAGGAGCCCCGCGAGCGCGGCCTGGAGCACCATGAACACGCTGGTCCGGGTCTCGGTGGCCAGCCCGGCCAGCGAGCGGTGCAGATCGGCGGGCACGGTCACGTCGAGCCGGTCCCCGGCGTTGTCGCGCCGTGCGGGACGCGGCCGGTCGGTGGGCAGTTCGAGCCGCTCCGGCAGGCCGGCCAGGGCCTGTCGCCAGTGGGAGAGCTGCCGGGCGCCCTCGCTCTCGCCGTCCCCGTCGGCGCCGAGGAGTTCGTGCTGCCAGAGCGTGTAGTCGGCGTACTGCACCGGCAGCGGCGCCCAGTCGGGGGCCGCGCCGCCGAGCCGGGCGGCGTAGGCGGCCCCCAGATCACGGGCGAGCGGGGCCAGCGACCAGCCGTCCCCGGCGATGTGGTGCAGCACCAGCAGCAGCACGTGCTCGTCCGGTGCCACCCGCAACAGCGCGGTGCGCAACGGCACTTCACCGGTGAGGTCGAAGGGGTGGCGGGCCACCCGGGCGATGTCCTCGGTCAGCCGCTCCGCGTCGCTGTCGACCATCTCCAGGCGGGGCGCCGCCTGCTCCGCGGACAGGATCACCTGGTGCGGGCCGTGCTCGTCCTCCGCGAAGACGGTGCGCAGGCTCTCGTGCCGGGCGACCACATCACCGATCGCCGCCGACAGGGCGGCGCCGTCCAGGTGGCCGGTGAGCCGCAGCGCGGCCGGGATGTTGTACAGCGGCGACGGGCCCTCGAACTGGTGGATGAACCACAGGCGTCGCTGGGCGAAGGAGAGGGGAAGGCGGTCGGGCCGCTGCCGGGCGGTGACCGCCGTACGGGCCCGGCCGGTCTCGTCGAGTGCCACAGCGAGCTCCGCCACGCTCGGCGACTCGAAGACCCGCTGGATCGACAGCTCCGCCCCGAGGGCGGTGCGGATGCGGCTGATCAGCTGTGTGGCGAGCAACGAGTGGCCGCCCAGCTCGAAGAAGCCGTCGTCGACGCCGACCGCGTCCACCCCGAGGACCTCGGCGAACAGCGTGCACAGCAGTTCCTCGCGCGGGGTGCGCGGTGCCCGGCCGCCGGACCGCTCCGTGCGGTCGGGGACGGGCAGGGCCCTGCGGTCGAGCTTGCCGTTCGGCGTGACCGGCAGCTCCGGCAGGGTGACGTACGCCGAGGGGACCATGTAGTCCGGCAGCAGCTCGCGCAGCCGGGCGGTGAGCGCCGCGGAGCCGGGCCCGGTGTCGCCCGAGGGGACGGTGTAGGCGACGAGGCGCTGGTCGCCGGGCCGGTCCTCGCGCAGCACCACCGCGGCCTGGCCGACCTCCGGCTGCCGGACGAGGGCGGCCTCGATCTCGCCGAGTTCGATGCGGAAGCCGCGCAGCTTGACCTGCTGGTCGGCGCGGCCGAGATAGTCGAGGCTGCCGTCGTGGTTCCAGCGCGCGAGGTCGCCCGTGCGGTACATCCGGCTGCCCGGCGCGCCGTGCGGGTCGGCGGTGAAGCGCTCGGCACTGAGGCCGGGGCGGCCCAGGTAGCCGCGGGCGAGCTGGACACCGGCGATGTAGAGCTCGCCGGGCACGCCCGCGGGCACCGGGCGCAGCGCGGCGTCGAGCACCCGCATCCGGGTGTTCCACACCGGGCGGCCGATCGGCACCGGGCCGGTGCCCGAGTCCTCGGCGCACGGCCAGTACGTCACGTCGACGGCGGCTTCCGTGGGCCCGTACAGGTTGTGCAGCGGGACGTCCGACACGGCCTGGAACCGCGTGCGCAGCTCGGCCGAGAGGGCCTCGCCGCTGCAGAAGACCCGGCGCAGCCCCGTCAGTGAGGCCGCGGCGGGCTCGCGCAGGAACACGTCGAGCATCGACGGCACGAAGTGGAGGGTGGTGACGCCCTCGCGCCGGATGACGTCGGCCAGATAGGCCGGGTCCAGATGGCCCTCGGGCCGCGCGACGACCAGCGTGGCGCCCTGGGTGAGGGGCCAGAAGAACTCCCACACGGACACGTCGAAGCCGGACGGGGTCTTCTGCAGCACCCGGTCGGAGGCATCGAGGCCGTAGGTGTGCTGCATCCAGGCCAGGCGGTTGACGATCGACCGGTGGGAGATCACCACACCCTTGGGCCGGCCGGTGGACCCGGAGGTGTAGATGACGTAGGCGGGGTGCCGCGGATCGAGCGCCGCCGCCGGTGCCGCCCCGGCGGGCTCCGGGGCCGGGGCAGGGACCGGTCCGTCCAGGACCAGCCGGGGGGTGCCGTCGTCCGGCAGCCGCTCCTCGGTGTCCGACGTGGTCAGGACGAGCATGGCGCCCGCGTCCTGCAGGATGTGCGCGATGCGGTCCGCCGGATAGCCGGGGTCGACGGGGACGTACGCCGCGCCCGACTTCAGCACGGCGAGCAGGGCGACGACGAGTTCCGTCGACCGGGGGACGGCGACCGCGACGAAGCGCTCCGGGCCGGCTCCGCGGGCGACCAGGCTCCTGGCCAACTCCTCGGCGCGGCCGTCCAGTTCGGCGTACGTCAGAGAACTTCCCTCGTACGCGACGGCCTCGTGGTCCGGGGTGCGGGCGGCCTGCGCGGCGAGCAGCCGGGGCAGCGTCGCGTCGGGCACCTCGTGCGCGGTGTCGTTCCACTGCGTGAGGATGCGGTGCCGTTCGTCCGGCGTGAGCAGCGCGGCCTGGTCGAGAGGTGCGGTGGGGTCGGCCGCCAGGTCCTCTAGGAACCGGACGAAGCGCTCCTGGAGGAAGGTCAGGTCCCGCGCGTCGTACACCTGCGGGTTGCCCTCGAAGTCGACGCGGAGCCCGGAGTCGGGGGTGCCGGTCAGGACGAAGTTCAGGTCGGTCGTCGGGCCGGAACTGATGCTGCGCATCACGCCGAGCGGGCCGCCGAAGTCGACGGGCCGGTAGGGCATGACGTTGACCGTCGGGGCGAGCACGCCCGAGCCGCCGAGTTCGCGGTTCAGGTCCTCGCCGCGGTACCGGCTGTGCGCCATGAGGCCGCGCAACGCGTCGGACACGGTCTCGATCAGCTGGGCGAAGGTCTGGCCCGGGCGCACGGTCAGCCGCAGCGGCAGCCGGTTGGAGACCATGCCGGGCGTGGTGCGGGCGTTGGCGCCGTACCGGCCCGTGACCGGCACCGACAGCACGATGTCCTGAGCGCCCGTCATCCGGTGCAGGAAGGCGCCCACGCCGGCGATCACCACGCGCGCCCAGGCGGAGCCGGTCGCCTCGGCGGCCCGCTCCAGCACACCCGTGCGCTCCGGGCCGAGGGCGAGGCTCGCCACGGTGGGCGCCAGGACGAGCCCACTGCTGCGGCCGGTGAGCGAGACGGGCTCGGGAACGTCGGCGAACAGCTCGGTCCAGTAGGCGCGGTCCTTGGCGTGCCGGGCGGAGGCGCGGTAGGTCTCCTCGGTGGCGACCAGCTGGTCCATGTCGCCGAAGGAGCAGGGCGGTACGGCACGCCCCTGCGTCAGCGCCCGGTAGACCTCGGCGAGCCGCTCGTAGAACAGGGACATGCTGGTGCCGTCGATCACGATGTGATGGACGCCCAGGTAGTACAGGTGCCGGCCGCCGCCGAGCGTGAACAGCGCGTGGCTGCTGAGGCCGGGCCGGTCGAGCGCCACCGGCGTCGCGCGGTCCCGCTCCATCCAGCGGATCGCCTCGGCCTGCGGGTCCTCGTGCCCGGTGAGGTCGAAGTGCCGCAGCAGCACCGGGGTGTACGGCACGCCGTCCGGGCCCTCGGTCTCGTCCGCGCCCTCCGGGGCGAGGGGGCAGTACGCGCGGTACGGGCGTCCCTGCTCGTCGGTGAGGAAGCGGGAGCAGAGGGTCTCCGTCTCGGCCATCGTGTGCCGCAGGGCCGCGCTCAGTACGGCGTGGTCCAGCGGGCCGTCGATCTCCAGGCAGGAGCCGGTCTTGTAGTGCGCACCTCGCGGGTCCAGCTGCTGCGCGAGCCACACCTCGTGCTGCGCACTGGTCAGGCCGTGCCGAATGGACGAGAGCTCAGACACCTGTCTCCTCACAATCTTCCGCCGGAACCCCCGGCCTTTTCATGCCGCGCAGAAAAATAATCGAGGTGCCGCTTGAGTGACATTCAATTAAGGGCGAACTGGGACGCTAGCAAGGCTCGGAGGAGCTGGTCAACATACTTATCCAGGCGGATAACCGCAGGTAGGGAGCTTGATATCCAGCCGATAGCGAGGGTATACGAGCGATTTGTAGAGTGTAGGCACGTGCATTTCCCTTTCCTGATCGAGAATTTCGGGAGCCGTCTTTCCGACGGGTGTTCCCGCGTTTCTCCCTTTCTCTTCATTGGAGAGCCGCCATGCCGCCAAGTGCCATTGCGTACGCCGAGCTGTACGTCACGGACGACCGGGATGCCTCCGGCTTCCTCATCGACAGCCTCGGCTTCGTGCCCCTGGCCGTGGCGGGCCCCGCCACCGGTACCCACGACCGCAGGTCCACCGTGCTGCGCAGCGGCGAGGTCACCCTCGTGGTCACCCAGGCGCTGCAGCCGGGAACGGCCGTCGCCCGGCACGTCGAGGAGCACGGCGACTCCATCGCCGACCTCGCGTTCAGCTGTGACGACGTCCAGTCCTGCTTCGACCGGGCCGTCCTCGCCGGCGCCACCGCACTGCAGCAGCCGACCCCTTCGCTCCGGCGCGGCCAGGACACCTGGTTCGCCGCCGTCTCCGGGTTCGGGGACGTCCGGCACACCCTGATCGCCGCGACCGACGACCGTGCGGGGCAGCTGCCGCCCGACCGGGACTGGGCGCTCCTGCCGGCCGCCACGGACCCCGCGGCGCCCCGGCCGGTCCTCGACCACGTCGCGGTCTGCCTCGAAGCCGGCACCCTGCGCCGCACCGCCGAGTTCTACGAGGCCGCCTTCGACATGCCCTTCTACTCCTCCGAGTACATCGAGGTGGGCGACCAGGCGATGGACTCCATCGTGGTGCGCAACGCCGAGGGCGGCATCACCTTCACCCTCATCGAGCCCGACGACACGCGGCTGCCGGGCCAGATCAACCAGTTCCTGAACGCCCACAACGGCCCGGGAGTCCAGCACCTGGCCTTCCTCGTGGACGACATCGTCGGTTCGGTCCGCGCGCTCGGCGACCGCGGCGTGGCCTTCCTGCGCACCCCCGGCGCCTACTACGACCTTCTCACCGAGCGCGTCAGCGACATGGCCGACGCCATCGCCGACCTGCGCGAGACCAACGTCCTCGCCGACCGCGACGAGTGGGGCTACCTGCTGCAGATCTTCACCCGCTCGCCCTACCCGCGCGGCACCCTCTTCTACGAGTACATCCAGCGCAACGGCGCGCGCGGCTTCGGCAGTTCGAACATCAAGGCGCTGTACGAGGCCGTCGAGAGGGAGCGGGAAGTGGCCGGTCGATGACGTCCGCCACCGAGCGGGAGCCGCTCACGCTCGACGACTTCGCCGAGCGCGCACGGCACGAACTGCCGCCCGATGTATGGGACTTCATCGCCGGTGGCGCGGGCCGGGAGCGGACGCTGGCCGCCAACGAGGCCGTCTTCGACACCGTACGGCTGCGCCCCAGGGCGCTGCCCGGCATCGAGGAACCGGACACCTCCGTCGAGGTGTTCGGCTCCCGCTGGTCGGCTCCCGTCGGGATCGCACCCGTGGCCTACCACTCACTCGCCCACCCGGACGGCGAGACGGGCACGGCCGTCGCCACGGGCCGGCTCGGACTCCCGCTCGTCGTCAGCACCTTCGCGGGCCGGACCCTCGAAGAGGTGGCCGACGCGGCCGGCGCCCCGCTGTGGCTCCAGCTGTACTGCTTCCGCGACGCCGAGACCACGCTCGGCCTCGCCCGTCGTGCGCGCGACAGCGGCTACCAGGCCCTGGTGCTCACCGTCGACACCCCCTTCACCGGCCGTCGCCTGCGCGACCTGCGCAACGGCTTCGCGGTCCCCGCCCATGTGACCCCGGCCAACCTGGCCGGGTCGGCCGCCGCGGGGAGCGCGACTCCCGGAGCGCACAGCAGGCTGGCCTTCGACCGCTCCCTCGACTGGTCCGCCGTGGCACGGCTGCGGGACCTGAGCGGGCTGCCCGTACTCGCCAAAGGCGTCCTCACCGCGCGGGACGCCGAGGCGGCGGTGGCCGCGGGCGTCGCGGGCATCATCGTCTCCAACCACGGCGGCCGCCAACTCGACGGCGTCCAAGCCAGTTTGGAGGCGCTGCCCGAGGTGGTGTCCGCCGTGCGCGGCCGCTGCCCCGTCTTCCTCGACGGCGGCATCCGCTCCGGCGCCGACGTCCTGGTCGCGCTGGCCCTCGGCGCCCGCGCCGTGTTCGTCGGCCGGCCCGCACTGTACGCCCTGGCCGCCGGCGGCAGCGAGGGCGTGCACCGGATGC
Above is a window of Streptomyces sp. DT2A-34 DNA encoding:
- the hppD gene encoding 4-hydroxyphenylpyruvate dioxygenase — encoded protein: MPPSAIAYAELYVTDDRDASGFLIDSLGFVPLAVAGPATGTHDRRSTVLRSGEVTLVVTQALQPGTAVARHVEEHGDSIADLAFSCDDVQSCFDRAVLAGATALQQPTPSLRRGQDTWFAAVSGFGDVRHTLIAATDDRAGQLPPDRDWALLPAATDPAAPRPVLDHVAVCLEAGTLRRTAEFYEAAFDMPFYSSEYIEVGDQAMDSIVVRNAEGGITFTLIEPDDTRLPGQINQFLNAHNGPGVQHLAFLVDDIVGSVRALGDRGVAFLRTPGAYYDLLTERVSDMADAIADLRETNVLADRDEWGYLLQIFTRSPYPRGTLFYEYIQRNGARGFGSSNIKALYEAVEREREVAGR
- a CDS encoding alpha-hydroxy acid oxidase, whose product is MTSATEREPLTLDDFAERARHELPPDVWDFIAGGAGRERTLAANEAVFDTVRLRPRALPGIEEPDTSVEVFGSRWSAPVGIAPVAYHSLAHPDGETGTAVATGRLGLPLVVSTFAGRTLEEVADAAGAPLWLQLYCFRDAETTLGLARRARDSGYQALVLTVDTPFTGRRLRDLRNGFAVPAHVTPANLAGSAAAGSATPGAHSRLAFDRSLDWSAVARLRDLSGLPVLAKGVLTARDAEAAVAAGVAGIIVSNHGGRQLDGVQASLEALPEVVSAVRGRCPVFLDGGIRSGADVLVALALGARAVFVGRPALYALAAGGSEGVHRMLTLLIAEFADTMVLTGHASPGTIDADTVILPGHSRPNPENTGPHTLPHTVPHTMSYTDRSPG